Proteins found in one Strix uralensis isolate ZFMK-TIS-50842 chromosome 21, bStrUra1, whole genome shotgun sequence genomic segment:
- the DOLPP1 gene encoding dolichyldiphosphatase 1 isoform X1 yields the protein MAAVGECSLPAPWRPVSLTHVEYPAGDFSGQLLAYLSLGPIFIIVGFVTLIIFKRELHTISFLGGLAFNEGVNWLIKNVIREPRPCEEAHSTVTTKYGMPSSHSQFMWFFSVYSFLFLYLRMHQTNNARFLDLLWRHVLSICLVTVALLVSYSRVYLLYHTWSQVLYGGVAGSIMAIAWFAFTQEILTPLFPRIAAWPISEFFLIRDTSLIPNILWFEYTVTRAEARNRQRKLGTKLQ from the exons ATGGCCGCAGTCGGAGAGTGCTCGCTCCCCGCTCCGTGGCGGCCGGTCTCCCTCACTCACGTCGAGTATCCCGCAG GTGATTTCTCTGGTCAGCTTTTAGCTTATTTGAGTCTTGGTCCAATATTCATTATTGTTGGCTTTGTAACACTCATCATATTCAAGAGAGAGCTTCACACG ATCTCTTTCTTGGGAGGGCTGGCATTCAACGAGGGAGTGAACTGGTTAATAAAAAATGTAATCCGGGAGCCTCGGCCCTGCGAAG AAGCCCATTCAACAGTGACCACAAAATATGGGATGCCGTCCAGCCACTCCCAATTCATGTGGTTTTTCTCTGTCTAttcctttctgttcctttatTTAAG AATGCACCAAACAAACAATGCGAGGTTTCTGGATTTACTATGGCGACATGTGCTGTCCATCTGCCTCGTCACAGTGGCTTTGCTAGTCTCATATAGTAG GGTTTATTTGCTTTACCACACCTGGAGCCAAGTCTTATATGGAGGTGTGGCAGGAAGCATTATGGCCATAGCCTGGTTTGCCTTCACACAAGAGATATTAACTCCTCTCTTCCCAAGGATAGCTGCATG GCCAATTTCAGAGTTCTTTTTAATCCGAGACACCAGCCTCATTCCTAACATCCTGTGGTTTGAATACACAGTCACGAGAGCAGAGGCAAG AAACAGACAGCGCAAGCTGGGTACGAAGCTCCAGTGA
- the DOLPP1 gene encoding dolichyldiphosphatase 1 isoform X2 — protein sequence MAAVGECSLPAPWRPVSLTHVEYPAGDFSGQLLAYLSLGPIFIIVGFVTLIIFKRELHTISFLGGLAFNEGVNWLIKNVIREPRPCEEAHSTVTTKYGMPSSHSQFMWFFSVYSFLFLYLRVYLLYHTWSQVLYGGVAGSIMAIAWFAFTQEILTPLFPRIAAWPISEFFLIRDTSLIPNILWFEYTVTRAEARNRQRKLGTKLQ from the exons ATGGCCGCAGTCGGAGAGTGCTCGCTCCCCGCTCCGTGGCGGCCGGTCTCCCTCACTCACGTCGAGTATCCCGCAG GTGATTTCTCTGGTCAGCTTTTAGCTTATTTGAGTCTTGGTCCAATATTCATTATTGTTGGCTTTGTAACACTCATCATATTCAAGAGAGAGCTTCACACG ATCTCTTTCTTGGGAGGGCTGGCATTCAACGAGGGAGTGAACTGGTTAATAAAAAATGTAATCCGGGAGCCTCGGCCCTGCGAAG AAGCCCATTCAACAGTGACCACAAAATATGGGATGCCGTCCAGCCACTCCCAATTCATGTGGTTTTTCTCTGTCTAttcctttctgttcctttatTTAAG GGTTTATTTGCTTTACCACACCTGGAGCCAAGTCTTATATGGAGGTGTGGCAGGAAGCATTATGGCCATAGCCTGGTTTGCCTTCACACAAGAGATATTAACTCCTCTCTTCCCAAGGATAGCTGCATG GCCAATTTCAGAGTTCTTTTTAATCCGAGACACCAGCCTCATTCCTAACATCCTGTGGTTTGAATACACAGTCACGAGAGCAGAGGCAAG AAACAGACAGCGCAAGCTGGGTACGAAGCTCCAGTGA